One part of the Vibrio palustris genome encodes these proteins:
- the udp gene encoding uridine phosphorylase: protein MTQAVFHLGVTTEDLQGATLAIIPGDPARVEKIANLMDNPQFLASQREYTVYRGELDGKSVVVCSTGIGGPSTSIAVEELAQLGVRTFLRVGTTGAIQPHVNVGDMIVTTGSVRLDGASSHFAPMEFPAVADFEVATAMKQAADESGAKVFTGVTASSDTFYPGQERYDTFSGRVVRRFQGSMQEWQDMGVLNFEMESATLLTMCASSGLKAGCVAGVIINRSQSETPDHDTLKKAETRSIKVVVEAARKLL, encoded by the coding sequence ATGACTCAAGCTGTATTTCATTTAGGCGTAACCACAGAGGATCTTCAAGGAGCCACCTTGGCGATCATTCCCGGCGATCCGGCTCGCGTAGAAAAAATTGCTAACCTGATGGACAACCCACAATTTCTTGCCAGTCAACGTGAGTATACCGTGTATCGTGGTGAGCTCGATGGCAAGTCCGTTGTGGTCTGTTCTACTGGTATCGGTGGTCCATCAACGTCTATTGCCGTTGAAGAATTGGCTCAGCTAGGAGTGAGAACCTTCTTGCGTGTAGGCACTACGGGTGCGATTCAGCCACATGTTAACGTTGGTGATATGATTGTGACGACGGGCTCGGTACGCCTTGATGGGGCAAGCTCGCACTTTGCTCCGATGGAATTTCCTGCGGTTGCGGATTTTGAAGTGGCGACGGCAATGAAGCAAGCGGCCGATGAAAGCGGCGCTAAAGTGTTCACAGGGGTTACGGCCTCTTCTGATACTTTTTACCCAGGTCAAGAGCGTTACGACACGTTTAGTGGGCGTGTTGTGCGTCGTTTCCAAGGTTCGATGCAAGAGTGGCAAGACATGGGTGTCTTAAACTTCGAAATGGAATCGGCGACATTGCTGACCATGTGTGCAAGCTCTGGTTTAAAAGCAGGATGTGTGGCAGGTGTAATCATTAACCGTTCACAATCTGAAACACCGGATCATGACACATTGAAAAAAGCCGAAACACGCTCTATCAAAGTGGTGGTGGAAGCCGCGCGAAAACTTCTATAA